One region of Halohasta litchfieldiae genomic DNA includes:
- a CDS encoding restriction endonuclease, whose protein sequence is MAVLDDLSGFEFEDVIEDVFRNLGYENVRQATKTADEGRDILMEEVVDGIRRAVVVECKHTDSVGRPVVQKLHSAIATFEFDGPKRGMVVTTGRFTGPAQEYADRLKQNDDPYQIELTDGQDLRRIADEIGLDLYNGRIEILCDETLRPYDPAASIEVPIKEAFRDIENIDSTEIPEPHTQVTFNPIVSVTADTNAVFETSVGVIHRINERTNFVVHAGRGHPSVADDAVATLVAENRHTTVDLDIERFQEVFDEVSDHRFGQTETEYKEWAVDRLQEFHTTTVTYTGGNNVTYNKTCEPNLSDISVQSIDPVFLPEVRQTTHLKDYSHPYEYYAAGPSRVTIEDGIHRCVHCETHGVDETYTYCANCGAVACGSHIETERLTGEPVCTGCAVTDRFALKTKYFYDEENLESFRTEYAEMPFYKQAMENTLLAGGSVIMTLLIVVGLLIIGGII, encoded by the coding sequence ATGGCTGTCCTGGACGATCTCTCCGGCTTCGAATTCGAGGATGTGATCGAGGACGTCTTCCGGAATCTCGGATACGAAAACGTGCGGCAAGCGACGAAAACGGCTGATGAGGGACGGGATATCTTGATGGAGGAAGTCGTCGACGGAATCCGCCGGGCTGTCGTCGTCGAGTGCAAGCACACCGATTCAGTTGGTCGACCGGTCGTCCAGAAACTCCATTCCGCGATTGCGACGTTCGAGTTCGACGGTCCGAAACGCGGTATGGTCGTGACGACTGGTCGGTTCACCGGGCCAGCACAGGAGTACGCCGACAGGCTGAAACAGAATGACGATCCGTATCAGATCGAACTCACCGATGGCCAGGACCTCCGGCGGATCGCCGACGAGATCGGCCTCGATCTCTATAATGGTCGCATCGAGATTCTCTGTGACGAGACGCTCCGGCCATACGATCCGGCAGCGTCCATCGAAGTACCAATCAAAGAGGCCTTCCGTGATATCGAAAACATCGACAGCACAGAAATTCCGGAGCCGCACACACAGGTCACGTTCAATCCAATTGTCTCGGTCACTGCTGACACGAATGCGGTATTCGAGACTTCTGTAGGGGTTATCCACCGAATTAATGAGCGAACCAACTTTGTTGTCCACGCCGGTCGCGGTCATCCGTCGGTAGCCGATGATGCCGTTGCAACCTTGGTCGCGGAGAATCGTCACACGACGGTCGACCTCGATATTGAGCGGTTTCAGGAGGTCTTCGACGAGGTCAGTGATCACCGGTTCGGCCAGACCGAAACCGAATACAAAGAGTGGGCAGTCGACCGGCTCCAGGAGTTCCACACGACGACGGTGACTTACACCGGTGGCAACAACGTGACCTACAACAAGACCTGTGAGCCGAACCTTTCGGATATCTCAGTGCAGTCTATTGACCCAGTGTTCCTCCCGGAGGTTCGACAGACGACGCATCTGAAGGATTACAGCCATCCCTACGAGTACTACGCCGCAGGCCCCTCTCGGGTTACGATTGAGGACGGTATCCATCGCTGCGTCCACTGTGAGACACACGGCGTCGACGAAACCTACACCTATTGCGCGAACTGTGGCGCTGTTGCGTGTGGGAGTCACATCGAAACTGAACGGCTGACCGGTGAGCCTGTCTGTACGGGTTGTGCGGTCACCGACCGGTTCGCGCTCAAGACGAAGTACTTCTACGACGAGGAGAATCTCGAATCCTTCCGTACTGAATACGCTGAAATGCCGTTTTACAAGCAGGCTATGGAGAACACGCTGCTGGCCGGAGGAAGTGTGATCATGACGCTCTTGATTGTCGTTGGTCTGCTCATCATCGGCGGCATCATTTAA
- a CDS encoding DUF7342 family protein, protein MPDTPPPEPFDDVNEEVVEEWKQEMSPYTRVREIISHAYSPEPVAAIAERAHVSEKTARKHLNTLSDDGFVSTQPGDHGATLYSRSSESLVVEQATDILEELSVAELRERVSELRSTIRDFQEKYDAESPEELSVKAADETLTTQSVDHDQVDADLLEWKTTRRNLAFANAALSISSAQRFINDENVPNSKTSASP, encoded by the coding sequence ATGCCTGATACACCCCCTCCAGAACCGTTTGATGATGTCAATGAGGAAGTCGTTGAAGAATGGAAGCAGGAGATGAGTCCGTATACTCGCGTCAGAGAAATCATTAGCCACGCATACTCCCCAGAACCCGTCGCTGCTATCGCTGAGCGAGCACACGTTTCAGAAAAGACTGCCAGAAAGCATCTCAATACGCTCTCAGACGACGGATTTGTCTCAACACAACCCGGTGACCATGGGGCGACGCTGTACTCTCGATCTTCAGAATCGCTTGTCGTTGAGCAGGCGACCGATATCCTTGAGGAGCTGTCCGTAGCAGAACTGCGTGAGCGTGTTTCGGAACTCCGGTCGACCATCCGAGATTTCCAAGAGAAGTACGACGCTGAGTCACCCGAAGAGTTGTCGGTCAAAGCTGCCGATGAGACTCTCACAACACAGAGCGTTGATCACGACCAAGTCGACGCTGATCTCCTGGAATGGAAAACAACCCGTCGTAATCTCGCGTTCGCAAACGCTGCGCTTTCGATTTCGAGCGCCCAGCGATTCATCAACGACGAGAACGTGCCGAACTCCAAAACGAGCGCATCTCCATAG
- a CDS encoding adenine nucleotide alpha hydrolase family protein — protein sequence MEHPSVLVFVEFPDPKFPTSGFLNGLAYPDAELIGFYQVDEDESVEEARAEHDEEFRAELARHAEQFEERGVRTEFDLTFDDDPVETREKVAKKDGVDAILTSGGANTLGRVLIASRHTKNAEAKVNTLLNIVDRDELLSVDLIHVADPDDPEGEAEGESVLKSMSSILTDQGIPSIRINQEVRKGSDVSFELRQAARNYDLFVMGATEQDVGDEVFGPVGDYIVHEQDVAVLTLR from the coding sequence ATGGAACACCCGAGTGTTCTCGTGTTCGTCGAATTCCCTGATCCGAAGTTCCCGACCAGTGGGTTCTTGAATGGTCTCGCGTACCCGGACGCGGAACTCATCGGCTTCTACCAGGTTGACGAAGACGAGTCCGTTGAGGAAGCGCGGGCCGAACATGACGAAGAATTCAGAGCGGAACTAGCGAGACACGCTGAACAGTTTGAGGAACGAGGAGTACGGACCGAGTTCGACCTCACGTTCGACGACGATCCGGTTGAAACACGCGAAAAGGTCGCCAAGAAAGATGGCGTTGATGCGATTCTCACGTCTGGAGGAGCAAATACACTTGGAAGAGTGTTGATCGCTTCCCGTCACACGAAGAATGCGGAGGCGAAGGTGAATACGCTCCTCAATATAGTTGACCGTGACGAGCTTCTCTCAGTGGACCTCATACACGTAGCGGATCCAGATGACCCGGAGGGAGAAGCTGAGGGTGAAAGCGTCTTAAAATCGATGAGTTCGATCCTCACCGACCAAGGGATCCCGTCGATTCGAATCAATCAAGAGGTACGGAAAGGGTCGGACGTATCGTTCGAACTGAGACAAGCAGCTCGCAACTACGACCTGTTCGTAATGGGTGCAACCGAACAGGATGTCGGAGATGAAGTATTTGGCCCAGTTGGTGATTATATCGTTCACGAACAGGATGTTGCTGTTTTGACTCTTCGGTAA